A window from Citrobacter amalonaticus encodes these proteins:
- the purM gene encoding phosphoribosylformylglycinamidine cyclo-ligase, protein MTDKTSLSYKDAGVDIDAGNALVDRIKGVVKKTRRPEVMGGLGGFGALCALPQKYREPVLVSGTDGVGTKLRLAMDLKRHDTIGIDLVAMCVNDLVVQGAEPLFFLDYYATGKLDVDTAASVINGIAEGCLQSGCALVGGETAEMPGMYHGEDYDVAGFCVGVVEKSDIIDGSKVADGDVLIALGSSGPHSNGYSLVRKIVEVSGCDPETTVLEGKPLADHLLAPTRIYVKSILELIEKVDVHAIAHLTGGGFWENIPRVLPDNTQAVIDESSWQWPAVFNWLQSAGNVSQHEMYRTFNCGVGMVIALPAAEVDNALTLLKAKGEKAWKLGVIKASDSAQRVVIE, encoded by the coding sequence GTGACCGATAAAACCTCTCTTAGCTACAAAGATGCCGGTGTTGATATTGACGCGGGTAATGCTCTGGTGGATCGAATCAAAGGCGTAGTGAAGAAAACTCGCCGCCCGGAAGTGATGGGTGGTTTGGGTGGCTTCGGTGCGCTGTGCGCATTGCCGCAAAAATATCGTGAACCAGTGCTGGTTTCCGGTACTGATGGCGTCGGGACAAAACTGCGTCTGGCGATGGATCTGAAGCGTCACGATACCATCGGCATTGATCTCGTGGCGATGTGCGTCAACGACCTGGTCGTTCAGGGTGCTGAGCCGCTGTTTTTCCTCGACTACTACGCCACTGGCAAACTGGATGTGGATACCGCAGCCAGCGTGATTAACGGTATCGCCGAAGGCTGCCTGCAATCCGGCTGCGCGCTGGTCGGCGGGGAAACCGCTGAAATGCCGGGGATGTATCACGGTGAAGATTATGACGTCGCGGGTTTCTGCGTCGGCGTGGTCGAAAAATCAGACATCATTGACGGTTCCAAAGTGGCCGATGGCGATGTGTTGATTGCACTGGGTTCCAGCGGTCCGCACTCCAACGGTTACTCACTGGTACGTAAAATTGTTGAAGTCAGCGGCTGCGATCCAGAAACGACGGTTCTGGAAGGCAAACCGTTGGCCGACCACCTGCTGGCGCCGACCCGCATCTACGTGAAATCGATTCTGGAATTGATTGAAAAGGTTGATGTGCACGCTATCGCGCACCTGACCGGCGGCGGCTTCTGGGAAAACATTCCGCGCGTACTGCCGGACAACACGCAGGCGGTGATCGATGAATCCTCCTGGCAGTGGCCAGCTGTTTTTAACTGGCTGCAAAGCGCCGGTAACGTCAGCCAGCATGAAATGTATCGTACCTTTAACTGCGGCGTCGGCATGGTCATTGCTCTTCCGGCGGCAGAAGTAGACAACGCCCTTACCCTGCTGAAGGCAAAAGGTGAAAAAGCCTGGAAGCTCGGCGTCATCAAGGCTTCCGATTCCGCGCAGCGCGTGGTTATTGAATAA
- the purN gene encoding phosphoribosylglycinamide formyltransferase, whose protein sequence is MMNIVVLISGNGSNLQAIIDACKEKKINGTLRAVFSNKADAFGLERARKAAIPAHTLTADQFSSREAFDRELILEIDAYAPDVVVLAGFMRILSPAFVAHYNGRLLNIHPSLLPKYPGLHTHRQALENGDEEHGTSVHFVTDELDGGPVILQSKVPVFEGDDEDEITARVQVQEHAIYPLVVSWFVDGRLKMRDNAAWLDGVRLPPQGYAADE, encoded by the coding sequence ATAATGAATATTGTGGTGCTTATTTCCGGTAACGGAAGCAATTTGCAGGCGATTATTGATGCCTGCAAAGAGAAGAAAATCAATGGCACCCTGCGGGCAGTATTCAGCAACAAGGCCGACGCGTTCGGCCTTGAGCGTGCCAGAAAAGCGGCAATCCCGGCCCATACGCTAACGGCGGATCAGTTTTCCAGCCGTGAAGCATTTGACCGCGAGCTGATCCTTGAGATCGACGCGTATGCGCCTGACGTTGTGGTGCTGGCCGGTTTTATGCGCATTCTGAGCCCGGCGTTCGTCGCGCACTATAACGGTCGACTGCTGAATATTCACCCTTCCCTGTTGCCCAAATATCCCGGTTTGCACACCCACCGTCAGGCGCTGGAAAACGGCGATGAGGAACACGGCACCTCGGTCCACTTTGTCACTGACGAGCTCGACGGCGGACCGGTCATTTTGCAGTCCAAAGTTCCGGTTTTTGAGGGCGATGACGAAGATGAAATCACCGCCCGCGTTCAGGTTCAGGAACACGCCATTTACCCGCTGGTCGTCAGTTGGTTTGTGGACGGACGGCTGAAAATGCGCGATAACGCCGCCTGGCTGGACGGTGTTCGCCTGCCGCCACAGGGCTACGCTGCCGACGAGTAA